The genomic interval ATCCCATGTGGAGTTGCCGATAGTTTCCGGCTGACAAACCGTGCGGGGAACCCGAAAACCGACAACAGAGTTCGTTCCGGATCCGGAGCAGACGGCGCTATGGCCGGACAAATCGGGCAACGCGATCAATGGGCTCGGCGAAACCGAAGCCCGGCGGCCGACACCGATCATGTGGCACGACTCCGGGATGCTCGAACACGGCAAACTCCAGGACTGGTTCTGGGCACAGGGGGTGAAAGAGCCGGCCCTCGCCGAAAAACGCGCCGCCCGCCAGAAAGTCATCGACACCGATTGGGCGCCGATTGCCGAACACAGGGTCGAGCGGCCCGCCCGGGAGAACACGCGCCTGGTCAAACAGCTCGCCCTGGAAGCGGAGGCGGACCTGGTCGGAATCGTGAAACCGCAACCCGAATGGGTATTCGATGGCTATGCGTTCGAATACGACTGGATCGTGATGCTGGGCATCGCCATGGAATACGAAAAACTCGCTACCGCACCGGAAGTGACATCGGCGATCGAGGTCGTGGACAAGTACACCAAGAGCTGGGTGGTCGGAAGGCCGGTATCGGACTGGATACGGTCCCAGGGGTATCCGGCGGAGCCCCGTGGCGGGCCCATGGCCGGCCCCATCAACCTGCTGCCCGCGGCCATCGAATGCGGCTTCGGCGAACTCGGCAAGCATGGGTCGCTGATCAATCGGCAATTCGGGTCTTCGTTCCGGCTGGCGGCGGTGTTCACCGATCTGCCCCTAGTCGCCGACGGGCCGGACGACTTCGCGGCGGACGATTTCTGTGTCGGATGCCAGGTGTGCACGAACGCGTGCCCGGTGGATGCGATCACGACTCGGAAGCAAATGGTTCGTGGTGAAAACAAGTGGTATGTCGATTTCGACAAGTGCTTCTCGTATTTCGCGGAGACTTACGGTTGCGGCATCTGTATAGCCGTTTGCCCGTGGTCGGCCACCGGACGTGCGCCGATTCTGGCGGAGCGCTGGACGAAGCGGCGGGAAAAGCACAAAGGCCTCACTTCGGCTGAATCCGAACGCTGATCAACGTCGCTGCGTCCAGTCACCCGGCAGATGCGCCCCGGTCCACCGTGGAGCAGGGCAGGGCAATGCCCTCCAGGCCGATGCCCAGGCGGTCACCGCTCCTGCGCGATGGAACGGGCGAATTGCGCCTTGATGCACTCGTCGTAGATGCCCATGACGCGGTTGAACCCGTCCTGCCCGATCAGGAGCGGGTTGCTGCCGTCTTCGGACCCTCTTGCATGGAGTTCGAAATTGCCGACCACCCAGGGGTGTGTGCTGATGAGCCCCTCCACACGGCGATCGTTGCCCAGGTTCCAGAACCTGTGCAGCGAGTCGTGCATCTGGTTCAGTTCCCTGATGGCGCCGGGCAGGGCCTGTCCGCCCCACATGGCGACCGTGCGGGGCTCTCCCCGATCCGTCACCGTCAGAATCGTCGACAGCGTGCCGGGTGTATGCCCCGGCGTCACCACGAAGGTCACGCTGGAATTGCCGAGCGCCAGCACTTCGCCGTCCTGCACCACGCGGTCACGCTCCGGCTGGATCACCGGGGGATAGTTGGCCCTGACGAAATAGGGTAAGGAAATGTCGTCGGGGAGATAGTTCCAGTCGGCCTCCGACATCATGATGGGCACGCCGTATTCCTGCTTGAGATAGGGTGCGCCGCCGTAGTGGTCGACATGACCGTGGGTAACCACCAGGTACTTCAGGTCATTGGGGTCCAGCCCCAGTTCCGCCATGCCGGGCAGCAGGATTTCCTTCACCTGCCGCTCGTTTGTCAGGGCATCGAACAGAATCAGTCCTTCGCCCGTATCCAGTATGAACGTGCCCCAGGCATACATGCCGACGTAGTAGAGGTTGTCGAAGGCCGCAAAGGGCTCGATGCCGGGCGCGTCGGGATCCAGAAAGCCGGGAATCGTCCTGATGGCCAGCGGAATCGTGTCTTCCGCCGGCCCGCAAAGGAACCCGTCCGAAAGAAAGCGCCAGTCGCTGCCCGCAATTTCCTGTGCCCGTTGCACATGAGCCACGACGGCAGGCAGTTCCTCCTGGGTTGCAGGTGCGCTTACCTGAGAAGTCGCGTGGCGGGACGAGATCACCAGTGCCAGCAGCGACAGGGAGTAAAGACCGA from Gemmatimonadota bacterium carries:
- a CDS encoding 4Fe-4S dicluster domain-containing protein — its product is MWHDSGMLEHGKLQDWFWAQGVKEPALAEKRAARQKVIDTDWAPIAEHRVERPARENTRLVKQLALEAEADLVGIVKPQPEWVFDGYAFEYDWIVMLGIAMEYEKLATAPEVTSAIEVVDKYTKSWVVGRPVSDWIRSQGYPAEPRGGPMAGPINLLPAAIECGFGELGKHGSLINRQFGSSFRLAAVFTDLPLVADGPDDFAADDFCVGCQVCTNACPVDAITTRKQMVRGENKWYVDFDKCFSYFAETYGCGICIAVCPWSATGRAPILAERWTKRREKHKGLTSAESER
- a CDS encoding MBL fold metallo-hydrolase, with amino-acid sequence MKRFGLYSLSLLALVISSRHATSQVSAPATQEELPAVVAHVQRAQEIAGSDWRFLSDGFLCGPAEDTIPLAIRTIPGFLDPDAPGIEPFAAFDNLYYVGMYAWGTFILDTGEGLILFDALTNERQVKEILLPGMAELGLDPNDLKYLVVTHGHVDHYGGAPYLKQEYGVPIMMSEADWNYLPDDISLPYFVRANYPPVIQPERDRVVQDGEVLALGNSSVTFVVTPGHTPGTLSTILTVTDRGEPRTVAMWGGQALPGAIRELNQMHDSLHRFWNLGNDRRVEGLISTHPWVVGNFELHARGSEDGSNPLLIGQDGFNRVMGIYDECIKAQFARSIAQER